In one Hippoglossus hippoglossus isolate fHipHip1 unplaced genomic scaffold, fHipHip1.pri scaffold_88_arrow_ctg1, whole genome shotgun sequence genomic region, the following are encoded:
- the LOC117759059 gene encoding uncharacterized protein LOC117759059, with protein sequence MPRLKSKRRSESAKRQMAERRTVVLGPQHPAEEPCTRRGTGRRHAVLKWPISAVTGRSHKLVLPAESPDKKFVLIVGDSHLRAIVDGFVKMPEGCLSFGVMSTPGARASQLRTEVHHAVVPRTPDVVCVLAPSNNLTASKTPCEAGVEFSLYLDAVRSRWPEVFVLDFPPRLTIEEVQQEFFRQEFHRVAARAGVKYYSIAERFPLNHTDLWSRDGLQVHLSDCEGMGILVQLLWAAAYQELQPPPPKPQVSPRASSPPTSSIVPRLVVKGEVIVPRRPNPFEWTIVGNGSKQSSHAMKRKRGMDEQQVDTTSGLEECTIPLNPRRFSSAVLDAMDHVVPSHLSSPSCTDVPQVTKAEASVVEVLKASPSSAVKEDVPDRMAVTPSLAVSAEPELGSAEAAPASALAPAVVDEVPEMGVRKRRKPRSTNGQ encoded by the exons ATGCCCCGTCTCAAGTCCAAGCGGCGTTCTGAGTCTGCCAAGCGCCAGATGGCAGAACGGCGCACTGTGGTTCTTGGACCACAGCATCCTGCTGAAGAGCCCTGTACAC GCCGTGGTACAGGGCGTCGGCATGCTGTGCTGAAATGGCCAATTTCGGCTGTCACTGGCCGAAGCCACAAATTGGTCCTTCCTGCTGAGTCGCCTGACAAGAAG TTTGTTCTGATTGTTGGGGACTCCCATCTACGCGCCATCGTAGATGGATTTGTCAAGATGCCAGAGGGGTGCCTTTCCTTTGGTGTCATGTCAACGCCGGGGGCTCGTGCGTCACAGTTGAGGACCGAGGTGCATCATGCTGTAGTGCCTCGGACCcctgatgttgtgtgtgtactggCTCCTAGCAACAACTTGACAGCCAGCAAGACGCCTTGCGAGGCAGGTGTCGAGTTCAGCCTGTACCTGGATGCTGTCCGCAGTCGCTGGCCAGAG GTGTTTGTCCTGGACTTTCCTCCACGTCTGACCATCGAGGAGGTTCAGCAGGAATTCTTTCGCCAAGAGTTCCATCGTGTGGCGGCAAGGGCTG gtgtGAAGTACTACTCCATTGCTGAGCGCTTTCCCTTGAACCACACTGACCTGTGGAGTAGAGATGGT TTACAGGTCCACCTTAGCGATTGCGAAGGCATGGGGATCCTTGTACAGTTACTGTGGGCTGCTGCCTATCAGGAACTACAGCCACCTCCACCAAAGCCACAGGTTTCCCCAAGGGCATCATCTCCTCCTACTTCCAGCATCGTTCCGAGACTGGTCGTTAAGGGGGAGGTCATCGTTCCACGTAGACCAAACCCTTTTGAATGGACGATTGTTGGGAATGGCAGCAAG CAGTCCAGTCATGCAATGAAGAGAAAGCGCGGGATGGATGAGCAGCAG GTGGACACAACTTCAGGCCTGGAGGAGTGTACCATCCCGCTGAACCCTCGCAGGTTCAGCAGTGCTGTGCTGGATGCGATGGATCATGTTGTTCCATCTCATCTTTCCAGCCCTTCATGTACAGATGTTCCACAAGTTACAAAG GCGGAGGCAAGTGTTGTGGAGGTGTTGAAGGCGTCACCCTCCTCTGCTGTGAAAGAGGACGTTCCAGACCGG atGGCAGTTACACCGAGCCTGGCGGTGTCTGCAGAGCCGGAGCTTGGGTCTGCTGAGGCAGCCCCTGCGTCTGCACTTGCCCCTGCTGTGGTGGATGAG GTGCCAGAGATGGGTGTTCGTAAGCGCCGCAAACCAAGATCCACCAATGGTCAG